One region of Salvelinus sp. IW2-2015 linkage group LG6.1, ASM291031v2, whole genome shotgun sequence genomic DNA includes:
- the kcnj21 gene encoding LOW QUALITY PROTEIN: G protein-activated inward rectifier potassium channel 4 (The sequence of the model RefSeq protein was modified relative to this genomic sequence to represent the inferred CDS: substituted 1 base at 1 genomic stop codon) — MNCFKXRFGQDVEKQDQKLSKPRWDTPKNKVPTDRTMVVGGRQGGGGKGSNRSGRTLRKRRQRYVEKDGKCNVHHGNVREKYRYMTDIFTTLVDLKWRFNLLVFTLVXTTTWVFFGLIWWLIAYIRGDLDHTDDGDWIPCVNNLNGFVSAFLFSIETETTIGYGYRVITDKCPEGILLLLVQAILGSIVNAFMVGCMFVKISQPKKRAETLMFSHKAVISVRDSKLCLMFRVGDLRNSHIVEASIRAKLIXSKQTKEGEFIPLNQTDINVGFDTGDDRLFLVSPLIICHEFNEXSPFWEISQEQLEREEFEVVVILEGMVEATGMTCQARSSYLDSEVMWGERFTPVLSLEEGFYKVDYESFHHTYPTPTPTSSAXELAELAKKGEAIPLPPQSPPPVLEPPPPHPEKEEARGEEEVEAIGDGEGDNVSNGDANRMDDGHE, encoded by the exons ATGAATTGCTTCAAAYGGCGTTTTGGACAGGATGTGGAGAAACAGGACCAAAAGCTGTCAAAACCAAGATGGGATACCCCCAAAAACAAG GTGCCCACAGACCGGACCATGGTGGTGGGTGGCAGGCAAGGTGGGGGCGGTAAAGGTTCCAACCGTTCAGGACGTACCCTGAGGAAACGGCGCCAGCGCTACGTGGAGAAGGACGGCAAGTGTAACGTGCATCATGGCAACGTGCGCGAGAAATACCGCTACATGACAGACATCTTCACTACCCTGGTGGACCTGAAGTGGCGCTTTAACCTGCTGGTGTTCACCCTGGTCTARACAACCACCTGGGTGTTCTTCGGTCTCATCTGGTGGCTCATCGCCTACATCCGCGGAGACCTGGACCACACCGACGATGGAGACTGGATCCCCTGCGTCAACAACCTCAACGGCTTCGTCTCCGCCTTTCTCTTCTCCATCGAGACGGAGACCACCATTGGCTACGGCTACCGGGTCATCACTGATAAATGCCCAGAGGGYATTCTCCTGCTTTTAGTCCAGGCCATCCTGGGCTCCATCGTCAATGCCTTCATGGTGGGATGCATGTTCGTCAAGATCTCCCAGCCKAAGAAGCGAGCCGAGACGCTCATGTTCTCCCACAAGGCGGTGATCTCTGTGAGGGACAGCAAGCTGTGTCTGATGTTCAGGGTCGGAGACCTGAGGAACTCACACATCGTGGAGGCCTCCATCCGYGCCAAGCTGATCCYCTCCAAGCAGACCAAGGAAGGGGAGTTTATCCCTCTCAATCAGACYGATATCAATGTGGGCTTCGATACGGGGGACGACAGGCTCTTCCTGGTGTCGCCACTCATCATCTGTCACGAGTTCAACGAGMGCAGTCCCTTCTGGGAGATCTCACAggaacagctggagagagaggagtttgaGGTAGTGGTCATCCTGGAGGGCATGGTGGAAGCCACAG GAATGACATGCCAGGCGCGCAGCTCCTACCTAGACTCAGAGGTCATGTGGGGGGAGCGCTTCACCCCTGTGCTCTCCCTAGAGGAGGGCTTCTACAAGGTGGACTATGAATCCTTCCACCACACCTACCCTACCCCGACCCCCACCTCCTCTGCCCYAGAGCTGGCTGAGCTGGCCAAGAAGGGAGAGGCTATCCCCCTACCTCCCCAGTCCCCACCTCCAGTCCTGGAGCCACCCCCACCACACCCAGAGAAGGAGGAAgccagaggggaggaagaggtggaggcgataggggatggagagggggataaCGTTAGCAATGGAGATGCTAACAGGATGGATGATGGGCATGAATGA